In Candidatus Nanopelagicales bacterium, the following proteins share a genomic window:
- a CDS encoding aminodeoxychorismate/anthranilate synthase component II, translating into MTTRILVVDNYDSFVFNLVQYLGQLGAECDVLRNDEVSIEQAREYDGILLSPGPGTPADAGICIDLVRELGGQVPIFGVCLGHQAIAEAFGATVDRAPELLHGKTSLIQHDGVGVLAGIPSPFTATRYHSLAVEADTVSAELEITGATESGVVMALRHRELLIEGVQFHPESVLTEYGHLLLANWLQSCGDQNAVARSVGLAPVVAHA; encoded by the coding sequence ATGACAACCCGAATCCTGGTCGTCGACAACTACGACAGTTTTGTCTTCAACCTGGTCCAGTATCTCGGTCAGTTGGGCGCCGAGTGCGATGTCTTGCGCAACGACGAGGTTTCCATCGAACAAGCTCGCGAGTATGACGGCATCTTGCTTTCTCCCGGACCGGGTACACCGGCCGACGCCGGAATCTGCATCGACCTAGTGCGTGAACTCGGTGGACAGGTCCCCATCTTCGGTGTGTGTTTGGGTCATCAGGCCATCGCGGAGGCTTTCGGTGCGACGGTGGATCGCGCGCCAGAGCTGTTGCACGGCAAGACGTCGTTGATCCAGCACGACGGTGTCGGCGTGCTCGCCGGGATCCCCTCGCCGTTCACCGCGACCCGATACCATTCGCTGGCCGTAGAGGCAGACACTGTGTCCGCCGAACTCGAGATCACTGGTGCGACTGAATCCGGGGTGGTGATGGCACTACGGCATCGGGAGCTGCTGATCGAGGGAGTGCAGTTTCACCCCGAATCCGTGCTGACCGAATATGGCCACCTGCTGCTAGCGAATTGGCTGCAAAGCTGCGGTGACCAGAATGCGGTGGCGCGCAGCGTCGGACTGGCGCCGGTCGTTGCGCATGCCTGA